A part of Caldicellulosiruptor owensensis OL genomic DNA contains:
- a CDS encoding Coenzyme F420 hydrogenase/dehydrogenase, beta subunit C-terminal domain, translated as MLEKILDLIGNSNCTGCYACYNICEMKAIEIRKTEDGFYKPVIKKERCIGCGFCITNCPVLNPEYSNNPEPKFYMGWSKNQQIRKASSSGGIFSEIAIAILESRGIVFGAAWDDCLEVKHIKVDSIDNLYLLRGSKYLQSKVGYAYKEIKEILENSQKNVLFVGTPCQVAGLKKIVKSDRLITCDLVCHGIPSYIPFKSFIEALNEKVEKVNFRDKITGWRNFSLTYYEKKRKVSHVHYKDKFFMGYLRNYYLNEACYSCLFSKLPRQGDITLGDFWGIEKKYDKKNEGVSLIIVNNSAGLNIVEELRKNNRIELREVEKDKAIKYNIRVYSGYYERPKQRDYIIGEIRKKGFNKVANKEIKIDNNMIRILKKVYVFVKNKLKY; from the coding sequence ATGTTAGAAAAAATCTTGGATTTAATAGGAAATTCAAATTGTACGGGTTGTTACGCCTGTTATAATATATGTGAGATGAAAGCTATTGAGATAAGAAAAACAGAGGATGGTTTTTATAAACCTGTTATCAAAAAAGAAAGATGCATCGGATGTGGATTTTGTATAACTAATTGTCCTGTTTTAAATCCTGAATATTCGAACAATCCTGAACCCAAATTCTACATGGGTTGGAGTAAAAATCAACAAATTCGGAAGGCATCATCATCGGGAGGAATTTTTAGCGAAATCGCAATTGCCATTTTAGAAAGTAGAGGCATAGTTTTTGGAGCTGCTTGGGATGATTGTTTAGAAGTAAAACATATTAAGGTAGATTCGATAGATAATTTATATTTATTAAGGGGTTCAAAATACTTGCAAAGCAAAGTGGGGTATGCTTACAAAGAAATTAAAGAAATATTAGAAAATTCCCAGAAAAATGTTCTTTTTGTTGGTACTCCTTGTCAGGTAGCTGGATTAAAAAAGATTGTCAAAAGTGATAGGCTTATAACATGTGATTTAGTATGTCATGGTATTCCGTCATATATTCCGTTTAAATCTTTTATTGAAGCCTTAAATGAGAAGGTAGAAAAAGTGAATTTTCGAGATAAAATTACCGGCTGGAGAAACTTTAGTTTAACATATTATGAAAAAAAAAGAAAGGTATCTCATGTGCATTATAAAGATAAATTTTTTATGGGGTACTTAAGAAATTATTATCTTAATGAAGCTTGTTATTCATGTCTGTTTAGTAAATTGCCGAGACAAGGAGATATCACACTTGGAGATTTTTGGGGTATAGAGAAGAAATATGATAAAAAGAATGAAGGTGTATCATTGATTATTGTGAACAATTCAGCAGGACTAAATATTGTTGAAGAATTAAGGAAGAATAATAGAATTGAATTGAGAGAAGTTGAAAAAGATAAAGCTATTAAATACAATATTCGTGTTTATTCGGGTTATTACGAAAGACCTAAGCAGAGAGATTATATCATAGGAGAAATCAGAAAAAAAGGGTTTAATAAAGTAGCTAATAAAGAAATCAAGATAGATAATAATATGATTAGAATACTGAAAAAAGTATATGTATTTGTAAAAAACAAGTTGAAATATTAA
- a CDS encoding oligosaccharide repeat unit polymerase, which yields MWQDKFKENLIYIYVLFIFICFFGRYLVYPKQYPIYLSIALFMFIYMSNYILQRRYSKYTLNKVIKEMNIKWGEIIISFFLMVVILFNVVLNGLYKLTISSLFHALKGVIIIFFFVALKKVLESDCKVKQRFVKINFWLLNCYFIINIPILILQKNYTGFLMRKDFFKYNPLYLDHITGLIGASGTHVLAFYWISLIITNLLFYLKEKKKIVLLLLIGEVIFMIYISLYNDNKMFYIFLFIIAVMMYILTKEKILLTLIFVCPIIILVFYFINKNIIYNLFEYNNLLSHIKNYLYIYNLIQSGKLEKIERFFLVSYAIKDGGVFGKGIGSILLWDDPTLPKHFGINTMSIRIYEGGLIFYLSLILFHYSFYNKLINKNDLINSLMIIVLLLFSSFYTIIFEDLYIVFFFSLTCLLMTMWREMHIKFI from the coding sequence ATGTGGCAAGATAAGTTTAAAGAAAATTTAATATATATTTATGTGTTGTTTATATTTATATGTTTTTTTGGTAGATACCTAGTATATCCTAAACAATATCCTATTTATTTATCTATTGCCTTGTTTATGTTTATATATATGTCCAACTATATTCTACAAAGAAGATATTCAAAATATACACTAAATAAAGTGATTAAAGAGATGAATATTAAGTGGGGCGAAATTATAATTTCCTTTTTTTTAATGGTTGTTATATTGTTTAATGTTGTTTTAAATGGATTATATAAATTAACCATCTCTTCGTTGTTTCATGCACTAAAAGGGGTTATTATAATCTTTTTCTTTGTAGCTTTGAAAAAGGTGCTGGAAAGTGACTGTAAAGTAAAGCAAAGATTTGTAAAAATTAATTTTTGGCTGTTAAATTGCTATTTTATTATTAATATACCAATTTTGATACTTCAAAAAAATTATACAGGTTTTTTAATGAGAAAAGACTTTTTTAAATACAATCCTTTATATTTAGACCATATAACTGGATTAATTGGTGCTTCGGGGACCCACGTTTTAGCTTTTTATTGGATTAGTTTAATTATAACTAATTTGTTATTTTATTTAAAAGAAAAAAAGAAAATAGTGCTTTTATTGTTAATCGGTGAAGTTATATTTATGATTTATATATCTCTATACAATGATAACAAAATGTTTTACATCTTCCTATTTATAATTGCAGTAATGATGTATATTTTAACAAAAGAAAAAATATTACTTACTTTAATTTTTGTGTGTCCAATAATAATTCTTGTGTTTTATTTTATTAATAAAAATATAATCTACAATTTGTTTGAATACAATAATTTGTTATCACATATAAAGAATTACTTATATATTTATAATTTAATACAAAGTGGCAAATTAGAAAAAATAGAGAGGTTTTTCTTGGTAAGCTATGCTATAAAAGATGGTGGTGTTTTTGGTAAAGGAATAGGTTCAATATTGCTATGGGATGATCCTACTTTGCCCAAACATTTTGGTATTAATACAATGTCAATCAGAATTTATGAAGGTGGATTGATTTTTTATCTCAGTTTAATTCTATTTCACTATTCTTTTTATAATAAATTAATAAATAAAAATGACCTTATTAATTCGCTTATGATTATCGTATTATTATTATTTTCATCTTTTTATACAATAATTTTTGAAGATCTTTATATTGTGTTTTTCTTCTCATTAACATGTTTGTTAATGACGATGTGGAGAGAAATGCACATAAAATTCATTTAA
- a CDS encoding polysaccharide pyruvyl transferase family protein, which yields MNVFLFGHGSFYNRGCEAIVKSITELTKNKFGDHVKFILATFDYVNDKKRQDIKVDYYIRHVPNYFSIKKYLGKIAQIAGNYSLSSELKTLHLEPYIKASDVCISIGGDNYCYDKNLIYLLNSIDKKAKMAGKRLIILGASFEEFNLDEETLNDLKLFDVIIVRESISYNMLQKRGFSNIYLYPDPAFLLPMEEVNEFISQNSIGINLSPLALNYASSRERLIKEIRKFIEFILRETDLNIVLLPHVIQKNSFLQNDYNILNIIYEEHVKKAKDRIKIIRKEYTASQLKFIISKFRFFIGARTHSTIAAYSTMVPTLAIAYSTKAKGIAKDIFGTYENYVVDIRNEAEDFLTKSFEFIMKNEHFIRELLKEKMPNYTQKSLEALDIVYETKK from the coding sequence ATGAATGTTTTTTTATTTGGACACGGTTCCTTTTACAATAGAGGTTGTGAGGCTATTGTCAAGAGTATAACTGAATTGACAAAAAATAAATTTGGTGATCACGTAAAGTTTATTCTTGCAACTTTTGATTATGTAAATGATAAGAAACGGCAAGATATTAAAGTTGATTATTATATTAGACATGTGCCGAATTATTTTTCAATAAAGAAATATTTAGGTAAAATTGCCCAAATAGCTGGAAATTATTCCTTATCTTCTGAATTAAAAACTTTACATCTTGAGCCATACATAAAGGCAAGTGATGTTTGTATATCAATTGGTGGTGATAATTACTGTTATGATAAGAATCTTATATATTTGCTAAACAGTATTGATAAGAAAGCTAAAATGGCGGGTAAAAGATTAATAATTTTGGGAGCTTCATTTGAGGAATTTAATTTAGATGAAGAAACATTAAATGACTTAAAACTGTTTGATGTCATTATTGTGAGAGAGAGTATTTCCTATAATATGCTTCAGAAGAGAGGATTTTCCAATATTTATTTGTATCCTGATCCGGCTTTTTTATTACCTATGGAAGAAGTCAATGAATTTATTTCACAAAACAGCATTGGTATAAATTTGAGTCCCTTAGCTTTAAACTATGCAAGTAGTAGGGAAAGATTAATTAAAGAAATAAGAAAATTTATTGAATTTATTTTAAGAGAAACTGACCTTAACATAGTATTGCTGCCTCATGTTATACAAAAAAACAGTTTCCTACAGAATGATTATAATATTTTGAATATTATTTATGAAGAACATGTTAAAAAAGCGAAAGACAGAATAAAGATAATTCGCAAGGAGTATACAGCTTCTCAGTTAAAGTTTATTATAAGTAAATTTCGTTTTTTTATAGGTGCAAGAACGCATTCAACTATAGCTGCATACTCGACTATGGTGCCAACGTTGGCTATTGCGTATAGCACAAAGGCTAAAGGAATTGCCAAAGATATCTTTGGAACATATGAAAATTATGTGGTTGACATAAGAAATGAGGCTGAAGATTTTTTAACTAAATCTTTTGAATTTATAATGAAAAATGAGCATTTCATTCGAGAATTGTTAAAGGAAAAAATGCCAAATTATACCCAAAAAAGCTTAGAAGCGTTAGATATTGTTTATGAAACAAAAAAATAA
- a CDS encoding glycosyltransferase family 2 protein, whose product MNNPLVSVIMPVYNGEKYIAQAIKSVLFQSYPNFELIIIDDASIDSTAKIIGGFKDKRIKYVKLNKNCGPAKARNIGLDIMQGEYVTFIDADDLWARNRIEILLNTIEKVGVGFFVADDVVRFFEKSGKLIPYKSLLSKTRLCNDNDIFIINSLKNYFDISKKHFDISSIQPLIKVKDISENNIRFCENLKIAEDDIFYIELFLKGKKLAICNSQSYFYRKNYSSLTRETDMKVWEKELSQISELIKIHMNSLELENRHEIIDKIIAKVEKKIIYGVACNYINSRNFSNAYKIIIKNPWIISEIINDIILSRTIFNLKFKEKSDLQIKDLINNI is encoded by the coding sequence ATGAATAATCCTCTGGTTTCTGTTATTATGCCTGTTTATAATGGAGAAAAATATATAGCTCAGGCTATAAAATCTGTATTATTTCAAAGTTATCCAAATTTTGAGTTGATAATAATTGATGATGCGTCTATAGATTCTACTGCAAAGATAATAGGAGGTTTTAAAGACAAAAGAATTAAGTATGTAAAACTAAATAAAAATTGTGGTCCTGCAAAAGCAAGAAATATTGGATTAGATATTATGCAGGGGGAATATGTAACTTTCATTGATGCTGATGATCTATGGGCACGAAATCGTATTGAGATACTTCTCAATACAATAGAAAAGGTAGGCGTTGGTTTTTTTGTTGCAGATGATGTGGTGAGATTTTTTGAGAAATCTGGCAAATTAATACCATACAAGAGTTTATTAAGTAAGACAAGATTATGTAATGACAATGATATTTTTATAATTAATAGTTTAAAAAATTATTTTGATATATCAAAGAAACATTTTGATATAAGTTCCATACAACCTTTAATAAAGGTAAAGGATATATCTGAGAATAATATTAGGTTTTGTGAAAATTTAAAAATAGCTGAAGATGATATTTTCTATATTGAGTTGTTTTTAAAAGGTAAAAAATTAGCTATTTGTAATTCTCAGTCATATTTTTACCGAAAAAATTATTCGTCATTGACAAGAGAAACAGATATGAAAGTATGGGAAAAGGAGTTAAGTCAAATATCAGAACTTATAAAAATACATATGAACAGTTTAGAATTAGAGAATAGGCATGAAATTATTGACAAAATAATAGCTAAAGTAGAGAAAAAAATAATCTATGGTGTTGCATGTAATTATATAAATAGTAGAAATTTTTCAAATGCATACAAAATTATTATTAAAAATCCATGGATTATTTCCGAAATTATAAATGATATAATTTTAAGTAGAACAATTTTTAATTTAAAGTTTAAAGAAAAAAGTGATTTGCAAATTAAAGATTTAATAAATAATATTTAG
- a CDS encoding glycosyltransferase produces MIFVTVGTHEQQFNRLLEIIDLFISNGTIHEEVIAQTGYSTYEPQYYKCSRFFSYNDMLDLIKKARIVITHGGPATLFQCWINSKIPIVFPRDPKYKEHVDKHQLFFAERLKKSNLALVAFNEEDLEYNIKNYEEICNSHKILTINSNIAQVVGKYIEEHIIKDIL; encoded by the coding sequence ATGATTTTTGTTACAGTAGGAACTCATGAGCAACAATTCAACAGGTTATTAGAAATTATTGATTTGTTTATCTCAAATGGTACAATTCATGAAGAAGTTATTGCACAGACTGGGTATTCAACTTATGAACCACAGTATTACAAGTGTAGCCGATTTTTTTCATACAATGATATGCTTGATTTAATAAAAAAAGCTCGAATAGTTATAACACATGGAGGTCCTGCAACATTATTTCAGTGTTGGATAAATTCAAAAATACCAATAGTATTTCCGAGAGATCCTAAATACAAAGAGCATGTAGATAAACATCAATTATTTTTTGCCGAACGTTTAAAAAAATCAAATTTGGCTTTGGTTGCCTTTAATGAAGAAGATTTGGAATATAACATAAAAAACTATGAAGAAATATGCAATAGTCATAAAATATTAACAATAAATTCGAATATTGCTCAAGTAGTTGGTAAATATATAGAAGAACATATAATTAAAGATATTTTATAA
- the pssD gene encoding PssD/Cps14F family polysaccharide biosynthesis glycosyltransferase: MKIALVSSSGGHLYQLYMLKEWWQKYNRFWVTFDKEDAKSLLADEKKYYCYYPTNRNIPNLIKNTFLAFKILIKEKPDLIISTGAGVAVPFFYIGKILGCKLVYIEVFDRIDLPTLTGKLVYPITDLFLLQWEEQKRFYPKGIVIGGFV, encoded by the coding sequence ATAAAAATAGCACTGGTATCTTCAAGTGGAGGTCACTTATATCAATTGTATATGTTAAAAGAATGGTGGCAAAAATACAATAGATTTTGGGTTACATTTGATAAGGAAGATGCTAAGTCTTTGTTAGCAGATGAAAAAAAATATTATTGTTATTATCCTACGAATAGGAATATTCCTAACCTTATAAAAAATACTTTTTTAGCTTTTAAAATTTTGATTAAAGAAAAACCTGATCTAATTATATCAACAGGAGCAGGTGTGGCGGTACCTTTTTTTTACATTGGGAAAATTTTAGGATGCAAATTAGTATATATTGAAGTATTTGACAGGATAGATTTACCCACTTTAACTGGGAAGTTAGTTTATCCTATTACTGATTTGTTTTTGCTGCAGTGGGAAGAACAAAAAAGGTTTTATCCAAAAGGAATTGTGATAGGAGGATTTGTATGA
- a CDS encoding sugar-binding protein: MATNLNMIPKYLHYCWFGGNEPPDIVKKCIDSWLKFCPDFKIIKWDEKNFDININKYVEIAYKNKKYAFVSDYARIWILYHYGGVYVDSDVEIIRRLDNLLYLPAFTGYEGYYRISTGIIGAQKGHEWIKAILDFYDKNIDKLVNVDNGTVNIISNVDIITYLSYKLFDFKVGNQFHILKTGVHVFPMEYFCPIAPDRRESFLTDKTYCIHHFSGTWLGKKQKLKIKIKNLIGLEGSRLFWRLQLIKREKLFKNFFLPST; the protein is encoded by the coding sequence ATGGCGACTAATTTAAACATGATTCCCAAGTATTTACATTATTGCTGGTTTGGCGGAAATGAGCCTCCTGATATTGTTAAGAAATGCATTGACAGTTGGCTTAAATTTTGCCCTGATTTTAAAATAATAAAATGGGATGAAAAGAATTTTGACATAAATATTAATAAGTATGTTGAAATTGCATATAAAAACAAAAAATATGCTTTTGTTTCTGATTATGCAAGGATATGGATACTATATCATTATGGAGGCGTCTATGTTGACAGTGATGTTGAAATTATTAGAAGATTAGATAATCTGTTATATTTGCCGGCATTTACAGGTTATGAAGGATATTATCGAATATCTACAGGAATAATTGGAGCTCAGAAAGGACATGAATGGATAAAAGCTATATTAGATTTTTATGACAAAAATATTGATAAACTTGTAAACGTTGATAATGGCACTGTTAATATTATTTCAAATGTAGATATTATTACATATCTATCTTATAAGTTATTTGACTTTAAGGTTGGAAATCAATTTCATATTTTGAAAACGGGCGTCCATGTTTTTCCAATGGAATACTTTTGTCCAATAGCTCCGGATAGAAGAGAAAGTTTTTTAACTGATAAAACGTATTGCATTCATCATTTTTCGGGGACATGGCTTGGCAAAAAACAAAAGTTAAAGATAAAGATTAAAAATTTAATAGGGTTAGAAGGCAGTCGTTTGTTTTGGCGGTTGCAACTAATAAAAAGAGAAAAACTTTTCAAAAATTTCTTTTTGCCTTCTACATAA